The following DNA comes from Novosphingobium sp. PP1Y.
AGCGGCAATTTCGCATCGGGTTCGCGGCCATAGACCGGATGCAGGTCGGCCAGGAACGCCTGGTACGGCAACCGGGAAAAGGCGCGCGCGTCCGGCCAGGTCTCAAGCGCCTCGCCGCTACCGCGCCTGTCGACAAGCGCTCTGGCCTGGTTGCCGGCAACCATCGCCTCGGTGCTCGCCTGTGCGGCATCGCCGGGCTTGAGCGAGGCGAGGGCGCGAGTCGTGTCGCCGTTGGGGGCAAAGCCCTGGGTGAACCATTCTCCGTGTCCGCCGGTCATGGCGACTGCGACGGGAACGTCCCCGTGTTCGGCGCGGGCCATGGCGGCGATCATCGCGAGGCTCGAATAGCCGCGCGTCTCGGCCCCCCATGCCAGTGCCAGGGCGCGGGCCGTTGCCAGTCCCACGCGCACGCCGGTGAAGCTGCCCGGGCCGAGAGCGACGGCAATGCAATCGGCGCGGCCCCGTTCGGGCAGGGCCGAAATCATCGGCACCAGGGCCTCGGCGTGGCCCCGGCCGAGCATGCGGAACTCTCCGGCGACAAGATCGTCGCCGTCGAACAAGGCAACCGAACAAGCCTCGGTAGCGCTGTCGATTACGAGGGTTCTCATTCTTCCTGGTCTGGGTTTGTCGAACGTGTCGTCTGCAGTCACGGCGGCTCAGCGCGCGGTATTGCGCCGGCTCACGCGGCTCGCACTTCGCTGACTTCCGGGACGTAGTGCTTGAGCAGGCTTTCGATGCCATGCTTGAGCGTTGCGGTAGAGGACGGGCAGCCCGAGCAGGCGCCTTGCATCGCCAAGTAGACGACGCCCTCGCGGTAGCCGCGATAGATGATGTCGCCGCCGTCGTTGGCAACGGCCGGGCGCACGCGCGTCTCGATCAGGTCCTTGATCTGCGCGACGATGTCGGCATCGGCCGGATCGTCTCCGAAGTCTTCGTCCGCCTCGGCCGGAACGGCGATGCCACTGGCGTCGCCACCGACGAAGAGCGGGGCTTCCGAAACGAAGTGGTCGAGCAGGATCGAGACGACCTGCGGCTTGAGGCCATGCCACTCAACGCCGGGCGCTGCGGTGACGGAAATGAATTCCTGCCCGAAGAACACGCCGGTCACGTCGCCCAGATCGAACAGCGCTTCGGCGAGGGGGGAGGCGCCGGCATCTTCTGGCGAGGTGAATTCGCGCGTCCCGCCGGTCATCACCTGCCGCCCGGGCAGGAACTTGAGCGTGGCGGGATTGGGCGTGGTTTCGGTTTCGATGAACATGGTGACTGCGATTTAGGTAATGTGGGCGGCTGGTCAAGGGCGGCGGCATGTCGGGCGTCCCGAAATGTGCCGCATCGGCGGGGTTTTCCGTGCTATTCACTGGTCCTTAAGGCTGGGCGGTCCTATAGCTTGCGGGATGACGAATTATTCGCGCGCCGCCGCTCGCTCGCTCGCCTGCCTGATGCTGCTCAGCCAGACTCCGGTCCAGCCCGTCCTGGCCCAGGAAGTCGCCGCTCCGGCCAAGCTCGATGACAGCGACCCGTGGCTCTATCGCGGCAGCGACATTCCGCACGATCCGGATTGGCACTTTGGCGAGCTTTCGAACGGTCTGCGCTACGCCGTGCGCAAGAACGGCGTGCCGCCCGGCCAAGTGTCGATCCGCATTCGCGTCGACGCCGGCTCTCTCTATGAGAAGGACTCCGAGCGCGGTTATGCGCACCTTCTCGAGCACATGCTCTTCCGCCAGTCGAAGTACATTCCCGAGGGCACGGCGATTGCCGCCTTCCAGCGCCTGGGCGCGACCTTCGGCAGCGATACCAATGCCGTGACCTCGACGACGCAGACGGTGTTCAAGCTCGATCTGCCCAATGCGACGCCGGAATCGCTCGACGAGACCTTCAAGCTGATGTCGGGCATGGTCAGCGCGCCCACCTTGTCGGCCTCCAACCTCAAGTCCGACCTGCCGATCGTGCTGGCTGAAATGCGCGAACGCGGCGGCGCTTCCAAGCGCGTGCAGGACGCGATGCAGCAAGTCTTCTACGCCGGGCAGCCGCTGTCCGTGCGTGAACCGATCGGCACCGTGCAATCCCTGACTGCGGCGACCCCGCAGTCGGTACGGGCCTTCTATTCGCGCTGGTACCGGCCCGATAACGTGGCGGTGATCGTGGCGGGTGACGCCGATCCGGCGACGCTGGCCAGCTACGTGAAGAAGTGGTTCGGCGACTGGAAGGCCAGCGGCGCGCGTTCTCCCGCGCCCAGCTTCGGCGATCCGGCTGCGCCGGCCGGGGCCGATCCCCGCAACCCCGTGGGCGAAACCCGCGTGCTCGTCGAACCCGACCTGCCGCCCTCGATGATGTACGCAATCCTGCGTCCCTGGCGGCAGGTGACGGACAACATCGTCTATAATCAGGGGCTGATGATCGATTCTATCGCGCAGGCCATCATCAACCGTCGTCTGGAATCGAAGGCGCGGGCAGGGGGCAGTTATCTCTCTGC
Coding sequences within:
- the tsaB gene encoding tRNA (adenosine(37)-N6)-threonylcarbamoyltransferase complex dimerization subunit type 1 TsaB produces the protein MRTLVIDSATEACSVALFDGDDLVAGEFRMLGRGHAEALVPMISALPERGRADCIAVALGPGSFTGVRVGLATARALALAWGAETRGYSSLAMIAAMARAEHGDVPVAVAMTGGHGEWFTQGFAPNGDTTRALASLKPGDAAQASTEAMVAGNQARALVDRRGSGEALETWPDARAFSRLPYQAFLADLHPVYGREPDAKLPLAKQA
- a CDS encoding NifU family protein, encoding MFIETETTPNPATLKFLPGRQVMTGGTREFTSPEDAGASPLAEALFDLGDVTGVFFGQEFISVTAAPGVEWHGLKPQVVSILLDHFVSEAPLFVGGDASGIAVPAEADEDFGDDPADADIVAQIKDLIETRVRPAVANDGGDIIYRGYREGVVYLAMQGACSGCPSSTATLKHGIESLLKHYVPEVSEVRAA